One part of the Bacillus rossius redtenbacheri isolate Brsri chromosome 18, Brsri_v3, whole genome shotgun sequence genome encodes these proteins:
- the LOC134541085 gene encoding elongator complex protein 6 produces MDPVIGALGLDGAGASGRQVAVVERGGGDATFVVCSLLGQALREGRGACLLLLHSSFGHHHNVGVKLGYNLRQLRAQGRVEVLEAGKLVEGGLAPSGGEPPGAQVDAWAPGLSASTDVFSGDKEGLARALFLDVRSSVQRLARTEGPALLVVDDLSDLLSLGVPVAGALSFLRYCRALPCGLTARAHADDDDEEQRVLAAALAHGADVCATVAGLGTGRSAQVSGTLAVRHKRCADAPRWNRQSLYHFRLQDRHVRLFAPGEVT; encoded by the coding sequence ATGGACCCGGTGATCGGCGCGCTGGGCCTGGACGGCGCGGGCGCGTCGGGCCGGCAGGTGGCCGTCGTGGAGCGCGGCGGCGGCGACGCCACCTTCGTGGTGTGCAGCCTGCTGGGGCAGGCGCTCCGGGAGGGACGGGGCGCCTGTCTGCTGCTGCTGCACAGCTCGTTCGGCCACCACCACAACGTGGGCGTCAAGCTGGGCTACAACCTGCGTCAGCTGCGGGCCCAGGGACGCGTCGAGGTGCTTGAGGCGGGGAAGCTGGTGGAGGGGGGCCTGGCCCCGTCGGGGGGCGAGCCCCCGGGAGCCCAGGTAGACGCGTGGGCCCCGGGTCTGTCCGCCTCGACGGACGTCTTCTCCGGCGACAAGGAAGGGCTGGCGAGGGCGCTGTTCCTCGACGTCAGGAGCTCCGTGCAGCGGCTGGCGCGGACAGAGGGCCCCGCGCTACTGGTCGTCGACGACCTCTCGGACCTGCTGTCGCTGGGCGTGCCCGTCGCGGGCGCGCTGTCGTTCCTGCGGTACTGCCGCGCGCTGCCGTGCGGCCTGACGGCACGCGCGCACGCGGACGACGACGACGAGGAACAGCGCGTGCTGGCGGCGGCGCTGGCGCACGGCGCGGACGTGTGCGCGACCGTGGCGGGCCTGGGGACGGGGCGGAGCGCGCAGGTCTCCGGCACGCTGGCGGTGCGGCACAAGAGGTGCGCGGACGCGCCGCGCTGGAACCGGCAGAGCCTCTACCACTTCCGGCTGCAAGACAGGCATGTCAGATTGTTCGCGCCGGGGGAAGTGACGTAG